From the genome of Gracilinanus agilis isolate LMUSP501 chromosome 2, AgileGrace, whole genome shotgun sequence, one region includes:
- the ST6GALNAC4 gene encoding alpha-N-acetyl-neuraminyl-2,3-beta-galactosyl-1,3-N-acetyl-galactosaminide alpha-2,6-sialyltransferase, which translates to MLGSRWGPEIDGTECVLRMNQAPTAGYEADVGHRSTLRMVSHTSVPLLLRNQSYFFQQARDTVYVVWGPGKRMNRDQGGSTYRTLLKVKEMYPGVQLYTLTDRMMAYCDEVFQNETGKNRMKSGSFLSTGWFTMILAMELCDHIVVYGMVSDSYCRKKSPPSVPYHYFEKGKLDECHTYLVHEKAPRGAHRFITEKAIFSRWAKKKSIVFTHPSWQSE; encoded by the exons ATGCTTGGCTCCCGCTGGGGACCAGAGATCGATGGGACAGAGTGTGTGCTACGCATGAACCAGGCACCCACAGCGGGGTATGAGGCAGATGTGGGGCACCGAAGTACCTTACGCATGGTGTCCCACACCAGTGTCCCCCTGCTGCTGCGAAACCAGTCCTACTTCTTCCAGCAAGCCAGGGACACTGTGTACGTGGTCTGGGGTCCTGGAAAGCGCATGAACCGTGACCAGGGTGGCTCCACCTACCGAACCCTGCTGAAAGTCAAGGAGATGTACCCTGGGGTGCAGCTCTACACCCTCACTGACCGCATGATGGCCTACTGTGATGAGGTCTTCCAAAATGAAACTGGCAAGAACCG GATGAAGTCAGGCTCCTTCCTGAGCACAGGCTGGTTCACTATGATCCTGGCCATGGAGCTGTGTGATCACATTGTAGTCTATGGGATGGTCAGTGACAGCTACTGCAG AAAGAAGAGCCCTCCCTCTGTGCCTTACCACTACTTTGAGAAGGGCAAATTGGATGAGTGCCACACTTACCTGGTCCATGAGAAGGCACCGCGGGGTGCCCATCGATTCATCACTGAGAAAGCTATTTTCTCCCGCTGGGCCAAAAAGAAGTCTATCGTCTTTACCCATCCCTCCTGGCAGAGTGAGTAG